In Aegilops tauschii subsp. strangulata cultivar AL8/78 chromosome 3, Aet v6.0, whole genome shotgun sequence, one genomic interval encodes:
- the LOC109786989 gene encoding homeobox-leucine zipper protein MERISTEM L1-like has product MDGEWLQHNSGVHNEFDLFMKSKHNHLFQDNHSDEMDGLLEATTVVGNTDDANVVATDHGNNDGETHSEQRMATRRAIYHCPRSEQIQQLEAVFRDCPYPDEKLRKDLSETLGMSAQQVKFWFQNKRTFSKGKMQRCETQNRWVENERLKTERKAIMLAMQNKTCLKCRGVMVQTQDTSERQRLYTENMRLKEDILHAIAYLKEGLRQNGMSLPWGRY; this is encoded by the exons ATGGACGGAGAGTGGCTGCAGCACAATAGTGGTGTGCACAATGAGTTTGACCTCTTCATGAAAAGCAAACACAATCACCTATTCCAGGACAACCATAGTGATGAGATGGATGGCCTGCTTGAAGCCACTACTGTCGTGGGCAACACTGATGATGCCAACGTTGTTGCTACAGACCACGGCAACAATGATGGAGAGACACATAGTGAGCAGAGAATGGCCACAAGGCGTGCCATTTATCACTGTCCGCGCAGTGAACAAATCCAACAACTTGAAGC TGTGTTCCGCGACTGCCCTTATCCAGATGAGAAACTCCGGAAGGACCTTAGCGAGACGCTTGGCATGAGTGCCCAGCAGGTCAAGTTTTGGTTCCAAAACAAACGCACCTTCAGTAAG GGCAAGATGCAGCGATGTGAGACCCAAAATCGTTGGGTAGAAAATGAGAGGCTGAAGACTGAACGTAAAGCCATCATGTTGGCTATGCAAAACAAGACTTGCCTCAAATGTAGAGGGGTGATGGTACAAACTCAGGATACCTCGGAGCGCCAACGCCTATACACCGAGAATATGAGGCTCAAGGAAGATATCCTACATGCCATTGCCTATCTTAAAGAAGGTCTTCGCCAAAATGGCATGTCGCTCCCATGGGGCCGCTACTGA